The following coding sequences lie in one Candidatus Eisenbacteria bacterium genomic window:
- a CDS encoding UDP-N-acetylmuramate--L-alanine ligase codes for MFGRVRRIHLIGIGGTGMSGIAEILLNLGFEVSGSDLVSTDVTERLERLGATIVRGHGSALVEQAGVAVVSSAVSRENPEVVLARAAGVPVIPRAELLAELMRVKRGVAVGGAHGKTTTTWMIGLVLARADRDPTVVVGGRLNQLGTNARLGEGDLLVAEADESDGTFLMLAPELAVVTNIDREHLDFYENLEAIKEAFARFCNRVPFFGAAVVNGDDPELRALLPRVTRRVVTFGVDPGADVRAEKIRQHGQESRFTVSVSGRELGEARLFTPGLHNVRNALAAIAVGLELEIPFPVIAEGLEDFRGIHRRMEVKGEHRGRLVMDDYGHHPTEVRATLAALRDAYPNRRLVVVFQPHRFTRTERLAEEFGDAFADAHRLFLLDVYAAGERPIPGVDSGRIADAVERAGGPEPVWIREREEAVERIAGESLAGDLILTLGAGDVWRVGEEIFLALTRRPGGGGGFFG; via the coding sequence ATCTTCGGACGGGTGCGTCGGATCCATTTGATCGGTATCGGCGGAACCGGGATGAGCGGGATCGCCGAGATCCTCCTTAACCTCGGTTTCGAGGTTTCCGGGTCGGATCTGGTTTCCACGGATGTGACGGAGAGGCTCGAACGTCTCGGCGCCACGATCGTCCGCGGGCACGGCTCGGCGCTGGTGGAACAGGCGGGCGTGGCGGTGGTCAGCTCCGCCGTCTCCCGCGAGAACCCCGAAGTGGTTCTCGCCCGCGCGGCGGGCGTGCCGGTGATTCCCCGGGCGGAGCTTCTGGCGGAGCTGATGCGCGTCAAGCGGGGCGTCGCCGTCGGGGGCGCCCACGGGAAGACGACCACCACATGGATGATCGGCCTCGTTCTCGCCCGCGCGGATCGGGACCCGACGGTGGTGGTGGGCGGGCGGCTGAATCAGCTCGGAACCAACGCCCGGTTGGGCGAAGGGGATCTTCTGGTGGCGGAGGCGGACGAGAGCGACGGCACTTTCCTGATGTTGGCGCCGGAGCTGGCGGTGGTGACGAACATCGACCGGGAGCATCTCGATTTCTACGAGAACCTGGAGGCGATCAAGGAAGCCTTCGCCCGCTTCTGCAACCGGGTCCCCTTCTTCGGCGCGGCGGTGGTGAACGGAGACGACCCGGAGCTACGGGCGCTTCTTCCTCGGGTGACCCGCCGGGTCGTCACCTTCGGCGTCGATCCGGGCGCGGATGTCCGCGCCGAAAAGATCCGGCAGCACGGCCAGGAGAGCCGTTTCACGGTGAGCGTCTCGGGACGGGAACTGGGGGAGGCGCGCCTCTTCACCCCCGGCCTCCACAACGTGCGCAACGCCCTGGCGGCGATCGCCGTCGGCTTGGAGTTGGAGATCCCCTTCCCGGTCATCGCCGAGGGTCTCGAGGATTTTCGCGGCATCCACCGTCGGATGGAGGTGAAGGGGGAACACCGGGGCCGCCTGGTGATGGACGATTACGGCCACCACCCGACGGAGGTGAGGGCGACTCTCGCGGCGCTTCGCGACGCCTATCCGAACCGTCGCCTGGTTGTGGTTTTCCAGCCCCACCGGTTTACGCGGACCGAGCGGCTGGCCGAGGAGTTCGGCGATGCCTTCGCCGACGCGCACCGCCTTTTTCTTCTCGACGTGTACGCCGCCGGGGAGAGGCCGATTCCGGGTGTCGATTCCGGGCGGATCGCCGACGCCGTGGAACGCGCCGGCGGGCCGGAGCCGGTCTGGATCCGGGAACGGGAGGAAGCGGTGGAGCGGATCGCCGGCGAGAGCCTGGCGGGCGACCTGATTCTCACCCTGGGCGCGGGCGACGTTTGGCGAGTCGGCGAGGAGATTTTTCTCGCGCTCACCCGGCGGCCGGGCGGGGGCGGAGGTTTCTTCGGTTGA
- the ftsZ gene encoding cell division protein FtsZ encodes MAVFEFVTSHVDTAKIKVVGVGGAGGNAINRMIEAGLSGVEFCAMNTDSQALAQSLAQHRLQIGDKITGGLGSGGLPEVGRRAVEESREMIVDVLDGANMVFVTAGMGGGTGTGAAPVVAEVARELGALTVGIVTKPFEFEGRRRMRQAEEGLAELKSMVDTMIVIPNQRLLSVVGPGVSLLEAFATADEVLLRATRGISELITLPALVNLDFADVRTIMSNMGDALMGTGAATGENRALEATNQAISSPLLEDVTIHGARGVLISIAGGTDLTLQEVNEATSMVCDEAGPEANIIFGAMVSDDLQGEVRVTVIATGVGARAEQRIPEPARKVIPCEARIVESRDPADLTDLQTPAFRRREGMLSRLKARRRAVNYGRDEDDLDTPTFLRAQAD; translated from the coding sequence ATTGCGGTGTTTGAATTCGTAACCAGTCACGTGGACACGGCCAAGATCAAGGTGGTCGGAGTCGGGGGAGCCGGGGGGAACGCGATCAATCGAATGATCGAAGCGGGGCTTTCGGGCGTGGAGTTCTGCGCCATGAACACGGACAGCCAAGCCCTCGCTCAGTCCCTCGCGCAGCACCGTCTGCAGATCGGGGACAAGATCACCGGCGGGCTCGGATCCGGCGGCCTGCCCGAGGTAGGGAGGCGGGCGGTGGAGGAGAGCCGGGAGATGATCGTGGACGTGCTGGACGGCGCGAACATGGTGTTCGTCACCGCGGGCATGGGCGGCGGCACCGGCACCGGCGCGGCGCCCGTGGTGGCCGAGGTGGCCCGCGAATTGGGCGCCCTCACCGTCGGCATCGTCACCAAGCCTTTCGAGTTCGAGGGGCGGCGGCGGATGCGCCAGGCCGAGGAAGGGCTGGCGGAGCTGAAGTCGATGGTGGACACGATGATCGTCATCCCCAACCAGAGGCTCCTCTCGGTGGTCGGTCCGGGCGTCTCCCTGCTCGAAGCCTTCGCCACCGCCGACGAAGTGCTGCTGCGGGCTACCCGGGGCATCAGCGAGCTGATCACCCTTCCCGCGCTGGTGAACCTCGACTTCGCCGACGTGCGCACCATCATGTCCAATATGGGCGACGCCCTGATGGGGACCGGCGCCGCGACCGGCGAGAACCGGGCGCTGGAGGCGACCAACCAGGCGATCTCCAGTCCGCTCCTGGAGGACGTGACGATCCACGGCGCCCGGGGGGTGCTGATCAGCATCGCCGGCGGCACGGATCTGACGTTGCAGGAGGTGAACGAGGCGACGAGCATGGTCTGCGACGAGGCGGGACCGGAGGCGAACATCATTTTCGGCGCCATGGTGAGCGACGATCTCCAGGGGGAGGTGCGGGTGACGGTGATCGCCACCGGCGTGGGCGCCCGCGCGGAACAGCGAATCCCGGAGCCGGCCCGCAAGGTGATCCCCTGCGAGGCGCGTATCGTCGAGAGCCGCGACCCGGCGGATCTGACGGACCTGCAGACCCCCGCCTTCCGCCGGCGAGAGGGGATGCTCTCCCGTCTGAAGGCGCGTCGCCGCGCAGTCAACTACGGCCGGGACGAGGACGATCTGGACACGCCGACCTTCCTGCGCGCCCAGGCGGACTGA
- the ftsW gene encoding putative lipid II flippase FtsW — protein sequence MTRRDEVRTDGFTGERTGPDRVLFVVVLMLVAIGIVAVFSASAFRAAEVYRDAAFFLERHLIRVAFALVGCALAYRSDYRYLTRHSRPLLLLGIALLVAVLLVGWEDDVRGGRRWIRLGPINLQPSEVAKLLVVVYLADFLSRKQEHLASFRRIAVPVVIVLSLVAVLIALQRNLSGVFHVALLATVLLFLGGAKIRHLFVLGLLFSVVAGASVARNPYQRGRIEAFLNGRQDLQVADYQVDQSLIALGSGGWTGVGVGQSKQKFFFLPDSHTDFVLGIVGEELGFVGAGGVMVLFLLFGWRGARIAVRAPDTAGRLLAAGITLLVFLYAMLNIAVVTGAAPTTGVPLPFVSYGGSSLLVTLVGSGILLNISRHAYRRSWATAETAKRRLGNGER from the coding sequence ATGACGAGGCGTGATGAAGTCCGGACGGACGGATTCACCGGTGAGCGGACCGGACCGGACCGTGTGCTGTTCGTGGTCGTGCTGATGCTCGTCGCCATCGGCATCGTGGCGGTTTTCAGCGCCAGCGCTTTCCGCGCCGCCGAGGTGTACCGGGACGCCGCATTTTTCCTCGAGCGGCACCTGATCCGCGTGGCCTTCGCGCTGGTCGGCTGCGCCCTCGCCTATCGCAGCGATTATCGGTATCTGACCCGGCACTCCCGGCCGCTCCTTCTGCTCGGCATCGCCCTGCTGGTGGCGGTGCTCCTGGTCGGCTGGGAGGACGACGTGCGCGGCGGCCGCCGCTGGATCCGCCTCGGCCCGATCAACCTGCAGCCCAGCGAGGTGGCGAAGCTCCTGGTGGTGGTGTATCTCGCCGATTTCTTGAGCCGTAAACAGGAGCACCTCGCTAGTTTCCGGCGGATCGCCGTGCCGGTGGTGATCGTGCTCAGCCTGGTGGCGGTCCTGATCGCGCTCCAGAGAAACCTCTCCGGCGTTTTCCACGTCGCGCTCCTCGCGACGGTCCTTCTCTTCCTCGGCGGCGCCAAGATCCGGCACCTGTTCGTGCTCGGTCTTCTCTTCTCCGTCGTGGCGGGCGCCTCCGTGGCCCGCAATCCCTATCAACGCGGGCGGATCGAAGCCTTCTTGAACGGCCGGCAGGACCTGCAGGTCGCCGACTACCAGGTGGATCAGTCGCTGATCGCCCTCGGCTCCGGCGGCTGGACCGGCGTCGGAGTGGGACAGTCCAAGCAGAAGTTTTTCTTTCTCCCCGATTCCCACACCGATTTCGTGCTCGGCATCGTCGGCGAGGAACTGGGCTTCGTCGGCGCCGGCGGTGTGATGGTGCTTTTCCTGCTCTTCGGGTGGAGAGGTGCGCGGATCGCCGTGCGCGCGCCGGACACGGCGGGCCGGCTGTTGGCCGCCGGGATCACCCTGCTGGTGTTTCTCTACGCCATGCTGAATATCGCGGTCGTTACCGGAGCGGCGCCCACAACCGGCGTGCCGCTCCCCTTCGTGAGCTACGGCGGATCGTCCCTTCTGGTCACCCTCGTCGGGTCGGGGATTCTGTTGAACATTTCGCGCCACGCCTATCGGCGCTCCTGGGCGACGGCGGAGACGGCGAAGAGGCGCCTCGGAAACGGAGAACGATGA
- the murG gene encoding undecaprenyldiphospho-muramoylpentapeptide beta-N-acetylglucosaminyltransferase: MNVLFAGGGTGGHLFPAVAVIEALRETAPEARPLFVLGGSRGASLLERYGIAWRSIPVRGMPRGGAARMPLFALRLVAGTVASLALTARLRPAAVLAMGGYASTPVAFAARLLGRPVFAAEQNAVAGVATRWNARFARRLFLGYEGALSGAPRGCALETTGIPVRREILRGDRARALDRWGLDGDRRTVLVLGGSQGARGLNRLVIGALRLWGREGEGAQVLFQTGEADWETVRDSCGRIAPLVRPHPFLDEMGDAYAAADLVICRAGASTLAEINAVGLPAVLVPFPAATDRHQSKNALHLARSGAAIAREEEEWTPEALLVAVQGLLENEKLRSEMANRSRALGRPDAAERIAARLTEAMGKGKRRARTDVGEAGARAGTGDE; this comes from the coding sequence ATGAACGTGCTCTTTGCGGGCGGGGGAACGGGCGGCCACCTTTTTCCGGCGGTGGCCGTGATCGAGGCGCTTCGGGAGACGGCGCCGGAGGCGCGGCCCCTCTTCGTGCTCGGCGGAAGTCGCGGCGCGTCGCTGTTGGAGCGCTACGGGATCGCCTGGCGATCCATCCCGGTGCGCGGTATGCCCCGGGGAGGCGCCGCGCGTATGCCCCTCTTCGCCCTCCGGCTCGTCGCGGGAACTGTCGCGAGTCTGGCGCTGACGGCGCGGCTCCGGCCGGCGGCGGTGCTCGCCATGGGGGGGTACGCGAGCACGCCGGTCGCCTTCGCGGCGCGGTTGCTCGGACGGCCGGTCTTCGCGGCCGAGCAGAACGCGGTGGCCGGCGTCGCCACGCGGTGGAACGCGCGCTTCGCCCGGCGTCTTTTCCTCGGCTATGAGGGGGCGCTCTCCGGAGCGCCGCGCGGCTGCGCACTGGAGACGACCGGGATACCGGTGCGGCGGGAGATCCTCCGTGGAGATCGTGCCCGCGCTCTCGATCGCTGGGGTCTCGACGGGGACCGCCGCACCGTGCTCGTGCTCGGCGGCAGCCAGGGGGCGCGCGGACTGAACCGTCTGGTGATCGGCGCGCTCCGGCTTTGGGGCCGGGAGGGGGAGGGGGCGCAGGTCCTCTTCCAGACAGGGGAGGCGGATTGGGAGACGGTCCGGGATTCCTGCGGCCGGATCGCTCCCCTCGTTCGCCCCCACCCCTTCCTGGACGAGATGGGCGACGCCTACGCCGCGGCGGACCTGGTGATCTGTCGCGCCGGCGCGTCCACGTTGGCGGAGATCAACGCCGTCGGGCTCCCCGCGGTCCTGGTCCCCTTCCCAGCGGCCACGGATCGGCACCAGTCGAAGAACGCGCTCCACCTCGCCCGGAGCGGAGCGGCGATCGCCCGGGAGGAGGAGGAGTGGACGCCGGAGGCGTTGCTCGTCGCCGTTCAGGGTCTGTTGGAGAATGAAAAGTTGCGGAGTGAAATGGCGAATCGAAGCCGCGCCCTGGGCCGACCGGACGCGGCGGAGCGGATCGCCGCGAGATTGACGGAGGCGATGGGAAAGGGGAAGAGGCGTGCGCGGACTGACGTTGGTGAAGCCGGCGCCCGCGCCGGAACCGGAGACGAGTGA
- the ftsA gene encoding cell division protein FtsA: MAAERMITGIDIGTSKVCTVVAEVAGEGDPEIVGVGLSRSEGVRRGVVVNVEKTVEAVARSVQEAERMAGVKVDEAFVGISGRHIQGVNSSAVIAVSRTHDEITPGDLERVLDQAQAVSIPSDRRVLHVLPLEFAVDDQDGIRNPVGMSGIRLETEVHIITAAATSARNVEKCVHRAGVEVKELVLEGYASSHAVLEEDERELGAVLLDIGGGNTNVTLFLNGSIHHTSSIGLGGENVTSDIAIGLRTPLAEAEALKIHYGHALAAQAPADREIQVPGIGGRADRAISQQVLCSIIESRVEEILELAYREARGTDLLDLIGGGVVVTGGTADLRGVADLVEAVFEMPVKVGTPRRVVGLMDEVNTSRFSTAVGLVRYGRERERRGSVRAPVAFRTGGGLQRMGSWLKAVVNQF, translated from the coding sequence ATGGCTGCAGAACGGATGATCACCGGAATCGACATCGGCACGTCGAAGGTGTGCACCGTCGTCGCCGAGGTTGCCGGGGAGGGCGACCCCGAAATCGTCGGTGTCGGCCTCAGCCGGTCCGAGGGGGTCCGCCGCGGTGTGGTGGTGAACGTGGAGAAGACGGTGGAGGCGGTGGCCCGCTCCGTTCAGGAAGCGGAACGGATGGCCGGAGTGAAAGTGGACGAAGCCTTCGTGGGAATTTCCGGCCGACATATTCAGGGAGTGAACAGTTCGGCGGTGATCGCCGTCTCCCGGACCCATGACGAGATCACGCCGGGGGACCTGGAGCGCGTGCTCGACCAGGCCCAGGCGGTTTCCATCCCTTCGGACCGGCGGGTGCTCCACGTGCTCCCGCTGGAGTTCGCCGTGGACGACCAGGACGGTATCCGCAACCCGGTGGGGATGTCCGGCATCCGTCTCGAAACGGAGGTCCACATCATCACCGCGGCGGCGACGTCGGCGCGGAACGTGGAGAAGTGCGTCCACCGCGCCGGCGTGGAGGTGAAGGAACTGGTTCTCGAAGGGTACGCATCGAGCCACGCCGTGCTCGAGGAGGACGAGCGGGAGCTGGGCGCGGTGCTTCTCGACATCGGCGGAGGGAACACGAACGTCACCCTGTTTCTGAACGGTTCGATCCATCACACCTCATCGATCGGACTGGGCGGAGAGAACGTAACCAGCGATATCGCCATCGGCCTCCGCACCCCCCTCGCGGAGGCGGAGGCGCTCAAGATTCACTACGGCCACGCCCTCGCGGCGCAGGCGCCCGCGGACCGGGAGATCCAGGTCCCCGGCATCGGCGGGAGGGCGGATCGGGCGATCTCGCAGCAGGTGCTCTGCTCCATCATCGAATCCCGGGTCGAGGAGATCCTGGAGCTGGCGTACCGGGAAGCTCGGGGGACGGACCTGCTCGACCTGATCGGAGGCGGCGTGGTGGTGACCGGAGGAACGGCGGACCTGCGCGGCGTGGCGGACCTGGTCGAGGCGGTGTTCGAGATGCCGGTCAAGGTCGGCACGCCCCGTCGGGTGGTCGGTCTCATGGACGAGGTGAACACGTCCCGCTTCTCCACCGCGGTGGGACTCGTGCGGTACGGACGGGAACGGGAGCGCCGTGGCTCGGTGCGCGCCCCCGTGGCGTTCCGGACCGGCGGCGGGCTGCAGCGAATGGGGAGCTGGCTGAAAGCGGTTGTGAATCAGTTTTAG
- a CDS encoding FtsQ-type POTRA domain-containing protein yields the protein MKRRRRSPWKRRVAAVGLLVVVAGVSYGFERGRVWLVAEGRFPITEIRVEGNDLLWEGEVLETARVERGTNLFRLDAGEVERRLEEWPWIRSARVRRRPPGTVRIRVEEARPWLLALEGGEARFVDRSGVEFPTLGKEERIDLPLLTGPAARRGEVVPLLAAAFPPDEDWVSRCAAEVRIDSSGAVAFREMRFGARVRFGADRFARKAARLESVLREWERCGRGFGELDLRFRDQAIARGAPRAPRGRSL from the coding sequence ATGAAGCGAAGACGCCGTTCGCCCTGGAAGAGGAGAGTGGCCGCGGTCGGGTTGCTCGTGGTGGTGGCGGGAGTCTCCTACGGCTTCGAGCGGGGGCGGGTCTGGCTCGTCGCCGAAGGGCGTTTTCCGATCACCGAGATCCGCGTCGAAGGGAACGACCTCCTCTGGGAGGGGGAGGTGCTCGAGACGGCGCGGGTGGAGCGGGGGACGAACCTCTTCCGGCTCGATGCGGGCGAAGTGGAGCGGCGGCTCGAGGAGTGGCCCTGGATCCGGAGCGCGCGGGTCCGGCGCCGCCCGCCGGGGACCGTACGCATCCGGGTGGAGGAGGCGCGCCCCTGGCTGCTCGCCCTGGAGGGCGGGGAGGCTCGTTTCGTGGATCGAAGTGGGGTCGAGTTCCCCACGCTCGGCAAGGAGGAGCGGATCGATCTGCCCCTTCTGACCGGCCCGGCGGCGCGGCGAGGCGAGGTGGTGCCCCTTCTCGCCGCGGCCTTTCCGCCGGATGAGGATTGGGTCTCCCGATGCGCGGCGGAGGTGCGAATCGACAGCAGCGGCGCCGTCGCGTTCCGGGAGATGCGATTCGGCGCGAGGGTCCGCTTCGGCGCGGACCGATTCGCGCGGAAGGCGGCGCGGTTGGAATCGGTGCTCCGGGAATGGGAGAGGTGCGGCCGGGGTTTCGGCGAGTTGGATCTCCGTTTCCGGGACCAGGCGATCGCCCGGGGCGCTCCGCGCGCCCCGCGGGGGCGTTCGCTCTAG
- a CDS encoding metallophosphoesterase: MSRSIHAQRTCTPFSPRVPALALLIAVLLFPSTAASGEKGFSFVVTGDIHFYTEGAFDSSAYFRGVCEAIALHDPGAFLISPGDMAPPASARAVIDRVLGTNQIWFPCTGNHDIESESYIEYLRQYVLDPNGESEPNLVRLGPPGSENTTYSFRCGNAHFAVINEYYDGTSDAGGDGDVPEALYDWLAEDLAAAGAEHLFVIGHEPAYVKPDAWNDRLRHLGQSLDKHPENRDRFWSLLAEHDVVAYLCGHSHNASVYRQDGVWQIDGGHSMGAGDPDAPSHFSIIRVEGERVVLESYRDLHDGVYDYDDVVEKHVIRAPGGVVPLVGTGSVWRYRDAGTDPGGTWRKPAYDDAAWSTGPAPLGYGEGDEGTVVDYGPDPWERRITTYFRHAFEAPDGADRFLSLIVRVDRDDAAIVYLNERVILWSNLDRDSVVTHETRASRIVGGDEEKEYVIAIADPSLLLPGRNMLAAEVHQANSASSDLRFDMELYALADRDSTDTDGDGIIDVVEGEGDRDGDGVPNREDYDPTGYFYDEADGRILAGGRISVEGPGAVTLHADGSDGRYRFSVDSAGVYAIEAVPPPGYEPSDACPVRPDTVRADPDAPIALGAGEDGASGFLVSPSCAAHYRAVRFPGPGFALVHDNFPFRVVSPAETVLGYLIAEAEGEEVVVRWETLAEPEGVRFRLRRLFGGESDVLCAAAERVEREEGGAVYTYRDRPEANGSYRYRLDTIDDADTVLAGEAVILFEGLPLRYRLTVAGPNPFRSTVRFLVELPERAAVEMDLFDIRGRRVRRLLGVESAPGARFLEWDGRNDRREPVPSGLYFCRFRSGFRVLHARVILMR; encoded by the coding sequence GTGTCCCGTTCGATCCATGCGCAGCGCACATGTACGCCGTTTTCTCCGCGCGTGCCCGCCCTCGCTTTACTGATCGCCGTCCTTCTTTTCCCGTCCACCGCCGCGTCCGGCGAGAAAGGGTTCTCCTTCGTCGTCACCGGCGACATCCACTTCTACACGGAAGGCGCCTTCGATTCCTCCGCGTATTTCCGCGGGGTTTGCGAGGCGATCGCCCTTCACGACCCGGGAGCGTTCCTGATCAGCCCGGGGGATATGGCCCCCCCCGCATCGGCCCGCGCCGTCATCGATCGGGTCCTCGGGACAAATCAGATCTGGTTCCCATGCACGGGAAACCACGACATCGAATCCGAATCTTATATAGAATATTTGCGTCAATATGTTCTGGACCCGAACGGAGAGTCGGAGCCGAACCTGGTCCGTCTCGGCCCGCCCGGATCGGAAAACACCACCTACTCCTTCCGATGTGGAAACGCGCATTTCGCCGTGATCAACGAGTACTACGACGGGACGAGCGACGCGGGAGGCGACGGGGACGTGCCGGAGGCGCTTTACGACTGGCTCGCCGAGGACCTCGCCGCCGCCGGCGCGGAGCACCTCTTCGTGATCGGACACGAACCGGCCTACGTGAAACCGGACGCCTGGAACGACCGCCTCCGTCACCTGGGTCAGAGCCTGGACAAACATCCGGAAAACAGGGACCGTTTCTGGAGCCTTTTGGCGGAGCACGACGTGGTCGCCTATCTGTGCGGTCACTCGCATAACGCGAGCGTCTACCGGCAGGACGGCGTCTGGCAGATCGACGGGGGGCACAGCATGGGCGCGGGCGATCCCGATGCGCCGAGTCATTTTTCCATCATTCGCGTGGAGGGGGAGCGGGTGGTCCTCGAGAGCTACCGGGATTTGCACGACGGCGTTTACGATTACGATGACGTGGTGGAGAAGCACGTGATCCGCGCGCCGGGGGGCGTGGTCCCCCTCGTCGGCACGGGCTCGGTCTGGCGCTACCGGGACGCGGGGACGGACCCGGGGGGCACTTGGCGGAAGCCCGCCTACGACGACGCCGCCTGGAGCACTGGACCGGCTCCTCTCGGCTACGGCGAGGGGGACGAGGGGACCGTCGTGGACTATGGGCCGGATCCGTGGGAGAGGCGCATCACCACCTATTTTCGCCACGCCTTCGAGGCGCCCGACGGCGCGGATCGTTTCCTCTCGCTGATCGTTCGCGTGGACCGGGACGACGCCGCGATCGTCTATCTGAACGAGCGGGTGATCCTCTGGAGCAATCTGGACCGGGACAGCGTGGTGACCCACGAAACCCGCGCGTCGCGGATCGTCGGCGGCGACGAAGAGAAGGAGTACGTCATCGCCATCGCCGATCCTTCTCTCCTCCTTCCGGGGAGGAACATGCTGGCGGCCGAGGTGCACCAGGCCAACAGCGCCAGCTCGGACCTCCGCTTCGACATGGAGCTTTACGCGCTCGCCGATCGGGATTCGACCGACACGGACGGGGACGGGATCATCGACGTCGTAGAGGGGGAGGGGGACCGGGACGGCGACGGCGTGCCGAACCGTGAAGACTACGACCCGACCGGATACTTCTACGACGAGGCGGACGGAAGGATTCTCGCGGGGGGGAGGATCTCCGTGGAGGGACCGGGCGCGGTGACGCTCCACGCCGACGGTTCCGATGGACGCTATCGCTTCTCGGTGGACTCGGCGGGGGTCTACGCGATCGAGGCGGTGCCGCCCCCCGGATACGAGCCGAGCGACGCGTGCCCCGTCCGGCCGGACACGGTGCGCGCCGACCCGGACGCCCCCATCGCGCTCGGCGCCGGAGAAGACGGCGCTTCGGGGTTTCTCGTTTCGCCGTCCTGCGCGGCTCACTACCGCGCGGTCCGTTTCCCCGGCCCCGGTTTCGCCCTCGTCCATGACAACTTCCCCTTCCGCGTCGTTTCTCCGGCGGAGACCGTTTTGGGATACCTGATCGCGGAGGCGGAGGGGGAGGAAGTGGTGGTTCGCTGGGAAACCCTCGCGGAACCGGAGGGGGTACGCTTCCGTCTTCGCCGTCTCTTCGGGGGCGAGTCGGATGTCCTGTGCGCCGCCGCCGAGAGGGTCGAACGGGAGGAAGGTGGTGCCGTTTATACCTATAGGGATCGGCCGGAGGCGAACGGTTCCTATCGTTACCGGTTGGACACGATCGACGACGCGGACACGGTCCTCGCGGGAGAGGCGGTGATCCTCTTCGAAGGGCTTCCGCTCCGATACCGTCTGACCGTGGCCGGCCCCAATCCATTCCGCTCCACCGTTCGCTTCCTCGTCGAACTCCCCGAGCGTGCCGCGGTGGAGATGGATCTCTTCGATATCCGGGGGAGGCGGGTTCGGCGTCTCCTCGGCGTCGAGAGCGCGCCCGGCGCCCGCTTCCTCGAATGGGACGGGAGGAACGACCGGAGGGAACCGGTTCCGAGCGGTCTCTACTTCTGCCGCTTCCGTTCCGGTTTTCGCGTCCTTCACGCCCGGGTGATACTTATGCGTTAA
- the murB gene encoding UDP-N-acetylmuramate dehydrogenase — protein MILVVEMQKKEVERRISDAVEGRCEREAPLKPYTTFRIGGPADLLVHARTEEEIRGVLRILDGTDVPLTVLGGGSNILVRDGGVRGVVLRPEGLGAIAERDGGIVEAGAGVSFGALLRFTRERGLTGLEFLAGIPGAVGGGIATNAGAFGTSLGERTVEARVLDRRAVTRSIPREELRFGYRRSELPGGAVVVAATFHLEKDDPKAVEERIRANREVRARTQPLDRPSAGCVFRNPSPDRSAGKLIDEAGCKGMRVGGAVVSPVHANWIVNDGGATARDVLALLDEVRRIVRERSGVLLEPEIRVVGEA, from the coding sequence TTGATTTTGGTGGTTGAGATGCAAAAGAAAGAAGTCGAGCGGCGGATCAGCGATGCTGTGGAGGGGCGCTGCGAACGGGAAGCGCCGCTGAAGCCGTACACCACCTTCCGGATCGGCGGGCCGGCGGACCTTCTGGTCCACGCCCGTACCGAGGAGGAGATTCGCGGCGTGCTCCGGATTCTGGACGGGACGGATGTCCCCCTGACGGTGCTCGGCGGCGGCTCGAACATACTCGTGCGGGACGGCGGCGTTCGCGGCGTGGTCCTCCGGCCGGAGGGACTCGGTGCAATCGCCGAGCGGGACGGCGGAATCGTCGAAGCGGGGGCGGGCGTATCTTTCGGGGCGCTTCTCCGCTTCACGCGCGAGAGGGGGCTCACGGGGTTGGAGTTTCTCGCCGGCATTCCCGGCGCGGTGGGGGGCGGAATCGCCACGAACGCCGGAGCCTTCGGCACGTCGCTGGGGGAGCGGACCGTGGAAGCGCGTGTCCTGGACCGTCGCGCCGTCACCCGTTCGATTCCGCGGGAGGAACTCCGTTTCGGCTATCGCCGCTCCGAGCTCCCCGGCGGGGCGGTCGTGGTCGCGGCGACCTTCCACCTCGAGAAGGACGACCCGAAAGCGGTGGAGGAGCGGATCCGCGCGAACCGCGAAGTCCGGGCGCGCACCCAACCGCTCGACCGGCCGAGCGCGGGCTGCGTTTTCCGAAACCCTTCGCCGGACCGGTCCGCGGGGAAACTGATCGATGAGGCGGGTTGCAAGGGGATGCGGGTGGGCGGCGCCGTCGTGTCGCCGGTGCACGCCAACTGGATCGTGAACGATGGGGGGGCGACGGCGCGGGACGTGCTCGCCCTCCTGGACGAGGTGCGGCGGATCGTGCGGGAAAGGAGCGGCGTGCTCCTGGAGCCGGAGATTCGCGTGGTGGGTGAGGCATGA